From a single Rutidosis leptorrhynchoides isolate AG116_Rl617_1_P2 chromosome 5, CSIRO_AGI_Rlap_v1, whole genome shotgun sequence genomic region:
- the LOC139848622 gene encoding psbP-like protein 1, chloroplastic — MSEDFLSSNLVVYIEREIAKMFDSESVIDEFKDLKGRRAEFVQAPSLAPSTSLQDKTGRRQMMATGITVAPWFLLSYQKSAVSEALIKKVLAPPSQKTKLLTATEHEVDGIVYYTFEFVAQAPNFTRHALSTIAIGNGKFYTWTTGANERRWGKMKDKLNVVADSFKLFNV, encoded by the exons ATGTCAGAAGATTTTCTCTCTTCTAACTTGGTGGTTTATATTGAAAGAGAAATTGCAAAAATGTTTGATTCTGAGTCTGTAATTGATGAGTTTAAGGACCTTAAGGGTCGTCGAGCTGAGTT TGTTCAAGCTCCGTCGCTGGCTCCTTCGACCTCTCTTCAAG ATAAAACCGGGAGACGCCAAATGATGGCGACTGGGATTACAGTTGCTCCTTGGTTCCTATTGTCGTACCAGAAATCAGCG GTTTCTGAAGCTTTAATTAAAAAGGTTCTTGCTCCCCCTTCACAGAAGACGAAACTCCTTACTGCAACAGAG CATGAGGTCGATGGAATAGTTTATTACACTTTTGAGTTTGTCGCTCAAGCCCCAAACTTCACTCGCCATGCTCTCAGCACAATTGCCATTGGCAACG GGAAATTCTACACTTGGACTACTGGGGCGAACGAAAGACGATGGGGAAAAATGAAAGACAAATTAAACGTTGTCGCCGATTCCTTTAAATTGTTCAATGTCTAA
- the LOC139848623 gene encoding uncharacterized protein produces the protein MAEGNQTCTSDVERKTYVFLHELELGKEAEVKVMIYRSWDTYTAYGKFLSTDFIASDEQAILPSHVKNVPPEIPCMHYVFFNWIFALVLITQPNYIASHGQLYVALSRVTNPDGLKIVMVNDSDERLKDHTRNVVYKETFFN, from the exons ATGGCAGAAGGTAACCAAACATGTACATCTGATGTTGAGAGAAAAACATATGTGTTCCTTCATGAGCTTGAACTAGGAAAGGAAGCCGAGGTGAAGGTGATGATTTATCGAAGCTGGGATACTTATACCGCTTATGGGAAGTTTTTGAGCACAGATTTCATCGCCTCTGATGAGCAG GCCATTTTGCCTTCTCATGTAAAAAATGTTCCACCTGAAATTCCCTGTATGCATTACGTCTTTTTTAACTGGATATTTGCTTTGGTGTTAATTACACAACCTAATTACATAGCTAG TCACGGTCAACTGTACGTAGCCCTTTCAAGAGTCACCAACCCCGATGGTCTGAAAATAGTCATGGTCAATGACAGTGATGAGCGTTTAAAGGATCACACAAGAAATGTAGTCTACAAGGAAACTTTCTTCAACTGA